The genomic stretch TGTTGTCACCACCTGAGGcaccattgctgccttctgggcaatGATTTCACAAGACGGGTGATCCCGGCCATTATTAATTCTTTGCAGAGatttgtctgcctggtgtcggtGGTCGCATAATCCGGATTTGtggtatgcaccagctgctcctgtggcttcacatgaccccgaTCGGtggagggggctaagcaggtgctacaccttacccagaggagacctgcaggctagcgggggGAAGAGCACcgtgcacctcctttggtagagacgtatatCCACCCTCTGCATCAATTTATCCTGTCTATtccccctcagaattttgtatacctccatcaaatctcccctcattctcctgtgttgCATTTTAGTACGTTAGATGTTACCGCTAGTGGTGAGTGTCTGAATTTGGGCTCTCTGTTGATACCACTGCTGTCATCAAATTCCCCAAGGCTCCCAAATAGAACTGGTTTTTAATTACAGTGTGAGGAAAGCAAATTAATATAATAAAAGCTAAATGCATTGCAAGCTTTGCATGCAAGGCATCTTCACGGTTGTGTTCATCTTCCACATTTTCCGTTTTGTTCCTCTGTAGGGGATTGGCAAAGTCAGTGGTGTTGACACTGAATAATAACAAACAAATAAGTGCTTATTGATCTGAGCAATCGAGACACTTGTTTAATGTTGAATAATTCTAGGTGGGAGTAGGCCAAATATACGGCGCAATTCTCTGCTATCGATTTGCATTTAAATCAAAGACCAAACAGGCATGGGAAATGTAACCTGAAACCCTTTGCTCACCTTGTCTCTTTATTTGGACTGTTAATTTGGGTGAGTAGAGGCCAGACAGCTCAGCAGTTTGGGGTAGGGAGGTTAAACGTTCAAGTTATGAAATGAAAGCTGGCCTCGGTATTAGTGATGTTAGGGTGTATAGTACATATTAAGTTCAACAGTAGCCattcagatttgaatgtggattgcagaAAGAATTTAagatgcagctcagaacaatgaGTTTTCTGGAGCTGCAGGCTGGGTCAGTtgtaaatgaagaaatactccaTTTAGACCTCGGATACCTGTATAGGCATGAACGCAGACCAGAGTCAGTAGGATTAGAATTCATTTTGTGCATCTGGAGGGTGCGTGCAAAGAGGGAGGTGTTTGGAATctgtatgtaattcaaaggaagcattgtcgaTACATTGTGGCTGAGGAGCTGTCCTGCTATTACCTTTGATTTTTAGCTTATAAAAATGTCATGTTTTATTGGGTCGAGTTGGCTTCTTCCAAGCATGTCTCAATGTGATGCCTGTTGATCATTTTTGCTGAATAAGACACTTCTACACCCATTAGCTTCAGTGCCTCTGTGATGATCTTATCCACAGTTACAACAGTGACTATGAAGCTAAGAAGGAAATCAAGGATCAACTTCATTCGCCATAAACATTTACATGTACTAATAATTTGCTGTGGCTTGTTGGTCAGAACTCAACATGCCACAAAAAATCATTCAACAattagaattatataaaaatgaaGTTAGAGTTTAaaatatggatatggaataaagtgAGCATAAATACCAGCTtgtatttacaatataaacaACATCACAAAAAGTGGTTTGAAGTGTTTACAGCGCagtactggggggtggggggaaataaCTAGAGTCGTTGATCTGATTAACTGCCTAgggaaagaaacttttaaaatggcATGAAGGTTTTTGTTTTCATGGCCTTACAGTATTTTCTATTCTTGCCCACTTTTTTGGCCTagacacatacaagtcctgcagtcATGGTAGCCTGCAGtcaatgaccttttctgctgaccagaCAGTTCACTGTAGTTTTTGTATATCGTGAGAGGATGCCGTACCAAACCcgacagtaatgactgatgtgaggatgctctctaagATTGGagtgtagaattgcaccagtatTTTCTGGTGAAGCTTTGCCAACTGTCGCAAGAAGTCTCAGAACTTTTTTTGGACTTGCCTTTTGATGACTCTATCTCCACAGATGtgttgactctgctctgacgtaTTACCAAAGGAAATCGATACAGGAGCAATCTCAGATAGATAATAGTTATCAGATTTGCTGGCGATACCCATATCTtgtgaattttatatatatacacaacaCACTAGTATTTCTTGAGTTGCAGTAATGCACTGGTACAATAAAGACAGCTGATCACACAGAAATTTTGGTTGTTGAAACTGCAAACAATGATCTTGGTTACAGAAACAAAGACATACGGATCCAGTGAAGGATGGAAAAATCTGTCATTCTGGCAGGGCCTGAACATATAAATTACATCGCACACAGCAATTTTACATGACTGGCGTGTTGGTTTGCTGTTTCCAGAACGTATTCAGATGTTCcttttgtttaaaaataaaatagtCTCATCGTTTTGCAAGTTTCTTCAAGCCAGCAGTTCTTCACAGCCACCTCATCAGTTATTCCCCGTCTCTATGAAAATTCTTATAACATCAATGGAGTTACCCTGGAGGAAAAATTATCTTCGGTCACTGTACATAGTGACTTTGTAAGTGCATTGAAGCAAACCATGAATGCCGCCCATCGTGACTATCTTCTGGTTGCTAATGGATACCAGTGACAGAAGGCGTCAAAGCATGGCCTGGTGTTTGCATCTAACAACCAGCTCAGACGGAACTGCAGGACTTGACTGATCTCCTGACATGCTTGACAGTGAGACTGAGCATGATGCGAGCTGCATTGCTCGTTTATGTCTTTTTCTGAAGCTGCGAGCTGTGAATCAACTATCCCTGGATCCCAACGACTCTGTGAATCAAGCATGAGCAAAGATGCCGTGGTTGTTGGAGTCATAAACGAGGCTATGCCCTTCGGCCCAGCCAGTCCATGCTGACAAAAGGTgctcatctaagctagtcccatttacccaCAATTAACACATATCCCCCTATCCATTCATCTAATTGTCTTTGAAATGTCAATCTGCAGTaacatgcaaaagtcttaggcacatatatatagctagggtgcctaagacttttgcacagcattgtgtttgtcaacgtggagcagggagtgagtttgtaaatcaaaGCAAAGGATTTTGGGGATAGTGAGGGTAGAgccctgtgggaggggtgtgagaaaggtggcagagaaggagttgccaaggtggggaagggggttggcacagatgcagacacacccatccctgagacaccaggcaaggttatttgattccaaatgatttgttgatcatcacagaatgtctttctggtgcttcccactgccactcctctcccttcccccttttccagccatgattcccttctccctgccaccTTCCCATTCTTGGCcccaacagagacccatatcagaatcagggatttgtcatcactcacatacatcatgaaatttatttttatttttgtggcGGTAGTACAGTGCTATATGAAAATCACTACTGTGCTGTACAAAAAATCTTAGGCACTATATATATAttcctaagacttttgaacagtactgcACCTGCCTTGACTACCACCTCTAGTAGCTCTTTCTATGTACCTACAATGACGGAAAAGCTTTGCCCCTCAAATTCTTATCAAATCCCTCTCTCTGTGCCTTGAGTTGTAAAAGCCTAAAAAACCCCGAAGATGCAGGGAAGTGCTTGTCAACTTCACATCTGGAGAGAAACACTTAATAGCTTGAGTCAGTCACtggttaagttcaagtttattttgcacagggtataaatgccatgaaaaatcAACTTTCTAGAGAGACTGgagatggcagatgctggaatctagaacaatctgctgaaggaactcgctCATTGGGTGGAGGGATgtctgtggggggaggggggcagaaAGATTGTCGATGTTTCAGCTCAAAATGCTGCGCAGGATCTGCAGCTTTCACCTGGGGCCTGGGTTCCTAACCCTTTCTTCTATGCTGTGGAtgccaggttgggaagccctagTCTGGGGTATTTTTTCCCCTCCATTTATGCATTTTGTAGCTGGCCGGTGgcgcagtggcatcagcgccggtcttcggagcgaaggctccagagttcgaatccggccggcgcccttgcacgctttccatccgtgctgggttgagcgtcgagctagcaactcggcctcgtgaaaataagaaagcctgcttaaAAAAAAATGTCGTCGTTACGGCATCccaatgactccactcagagttaagggctttcttctttctcttctaAGCACTTTGTAGGTGCAAGAGCCCATCAGATATTTTGGGAGGTGAATAAAACCAACCAACCAAATCCTATATCCTGATTTGTCTCTAACCTGTAGGTTCTGGTGCTTTCAATCCCTATCATTACTCTAAGTGCACAGCAAATCCACCAACCTTTTTGAGTTCTAGACCTACCCATTCCTTGAGTAAAAAATAAAATGCCACCCCTACTCCCTTTTAGTTTCCAGTTACTTTAAATCTTAGTGCACAGTTCACTGACATCTAGAAATGGGTTCCTGTCCTTCATTCTGCTTTTCATTCCTGGGCCTCTTCAATTCTCTCTTATAACCAAAATACTCTAATCCTAACCACGTCTGTCTAAATCTCccctgcatcctctctagtccaAGCTTCATggtgtgtggtgaccagaactatacagtGCTTCTACCTTGAATTTTTATATTGTTCTAGTATAATTCTTCTGCCACATATCTTGTCTGGAGTTACATTTCTTAGTAGTTTCTTGAGAAGAAACCATCTTTCATCTGAAAGGAAGCAAGATGAAATTATTTATGATTTGTAGTTCAAAATGCCAATTCTTCAAGTTGACATTTCTAAACATTGAAAGTGAGGAAAATTTGCATATGGAGTCCAACAGTACTTTAGGAATGAACTAGTCAATATTTCCACAGTCCATCTTCATATTTGATAAATGGTGTTATATAGAAGCACACGGTGGTTTTCAACTTGGCACGATTAGTAGAGCTGCTGTCTCTCAGAGCTATGGACCCAAGTTTGACTTTGAGCTTGGGTTCTGTGAATGTGGAGTTTGGGTATTCTCACTGTGACCACGTGGcttccctctgggtgctctggtttccccctacATCCCAGAGGCATATCTACAGTTGGCTGCCCAAGTGTGTTAggggagtggtagaatctggaggaaGTTGGTGAGAATGGGGATTAAGAACTGGATGAATGTAAGGTTAGAGCAAATGGTTGGATGATGGTCAGCATCGACTCAGTACTTTGAAGGGACTGTTTCTACAGTTCTAGGATTTTATGACTTGGAAATTGAATAACAATTTTAAGCTGGAATTGGCTCCATTCTCAAGAGTGCTGCCATTTCTTCCATATTTTCAAGGTCTTTGATGATATTTGACACATCAGCATCAACGTACATCATTGCCAAACATCTGGGTGCTAGCTGGTCCTTCTCTATCACAATTCTGCAGGAATCCTTCAGATTGTACGTTCTCCTCTTGGCTGTGTGACAACTTGCATAGTGGTAAATTTTTGCCAGTTGCAGAAAATGGCTCAACTTCATTTCGCTGCTTTCTTCTGTCAAAGAGATCTGCAGGAACTGTGCAATATACTCTATAATCTGTTCGTGTGTCCTGAGCTCGTGGTGAGTGTACTGAGGCTCTGTTTTGTCAAGTGCACCATCTTCTGGGCTGGTTGTCCCATCCCGTTGTTGAGGATCTGTTGCTGTTTGCTGCTGCACTGGGTttccttctcccatttctctgtcctCATTTCCAGGTGTGTCTCCTTCATCATTCCGTGACCTTAATCTGGGATTGCTTCCCT from Hemitrygon akajei chromosome 7, sHemAka1.3, whole genome shotgun sequence encodes the following:
- the LOC140730108 gene encoding uncharacterized protein isoform X2, whose protein sequence is MGVGQTVHKQALQVVNRTTEAMHRVRVEQSYWLDEESEIKLQQLGATLVDEVIVKDDYYDNDTFDLATNQIWLSQRDHQWQLIIAVPKSNTNRDGGEQGEWNSLVARTETRKSRLQNLDGPNSETSQGSNPRLRSRNDEGDTPGNEDREMGEGNPVQQQTATDPQQRDGTTSPEDGALDKTEPQYTHHELRTHEQIIEYIAQFLQISLTEESSEMKLSHFLQLAKIYHYASCHTAKRRTYNLKDSCRIVIEKDQLAPRCLAMMYVDADVSNIIKDLENMEEMAALLRMEPIPA
- the LOC140730108 gene encoding uncharacterized protein isoform X1, with the protein product MVKTSLSRTLADYPALQVVNRTTEAMHRVRVEQSYWLDEESEIKLQQLGATLVDEVIVKDDYYDNDTFDLATNQIWLSQRDHQWQLIIAVPKSNTNRDGGEQGEWNSLVARTETRKSRLQNLDGPNSETSQGSNPRLRSRNDEGDTPGNEDREMGEGNPVQQQTATDPQQRDGTTSPEDGALDKTEPQYTHHELRTHEQIIEYIAQFLQISLTEESSEMKLSHFLQLAKIYHYASCHTAKRRTYNLKDSCRIVIEKDQLAPRCLAMMYVDADVSNIIKDLENMEEMAALLRMEPIPA